The Aphis gossypii isolate Hap1 chromosome 3, ASM2018417v2, whole genome shotgun sequence genome includes a region encoding these proteins:
- the LOC114131476 gene encoding asparagine--tRNA ligase, cytoplasmic, whose protein sequence is MSEDTVGAVEKLSIGELYTSEKHGDDTTGDGTESKPFKTILQAMKHAGKEPFPVIYVDSKTEGTKFEPAPKTQLKKNQKFWVREHHKNVEKAKKEEEDAAKRNKNLEEAKKLTISEDSTLPPATLIKIKNAFKHRNSRVKMYGWVHRLRRQGKSLMFITLRDGTGFIQTVLNDILCQTYNALMLSTESSVLLFGVLKEVPEGKSAPGGHELQVDYWELVTLAPPGGADSILNEDANPDVLLDNRHIAIRGENTSKILLMRSVVTQAFRMHNLDRGCVEVVPPTLVQTQVEGGSTLFKLDYFGQEAYLTQSSQLYLETCLPALGDVFCMAQSYRAEQSRTRRHLSEYTHVEAEFAFITFDDLLDRIEDMICDVVKRVLESPHADIVKQLNPEFTVPSRPFKRMDYKEAITFLRENNITKEDNSFYEFGEDIPEMAERKMTDLINQPIMLCRFPAEIKSFYMSRCPEDNTLTESVDVLLPGVGEIVGGSMRIWDQEELLAGYKKVGIDPKPYYWYTDQRKFGSCPHGGYGLGLERFMCWLLNRYHIREVCLYPRFLDRCTP, encoded by the exons ATGTCTGAAGATACTGTCGGCGCTGTGGAGAAACTCTCTATTG GTGAACTCTACACATCTGAAAAACATGGTGATGATACAACCGGTGACGGTACAGAGTCAAAGCCTTTCAAGACCATATTGCAAGCCATGAAACATGCTGGAAAAGAACCATTTCCAGTGATTTATGTAGATTCTAAAACCGAAGGCACT AAATTTGAACCAGCTCCTAAAACTCAATTaaagaaaaaccaaaaattttgGGTCAGAGaacatcataaaaatgtagaaaaagccaaaaaagaagaagaagatgctgctaaaagaaataaaaatttagaagaagcaaaaaaattaacaatatctgAAGATTCTACTTTACCACCGGCgactttgattaaaataaaaaatgcttttaaacATCGAAATTCAAGAGTTAAAATGTATGGATGGGTACATAGACTTAGGAGACAAG GAAAATCTTTAATGTTTATCACATTAAGAGATGGAACAGGGTTTATACAAACTGttcttaatgatatattatgtcaaaccTATAATGCTTTAATGCTGTCTACTGAATCATCTGTTCTTCTTTTTGGAGTTTTGAAAGAAGTCCCTGAAGGAAAATCT GCACCAGGAGGACATGAACTTCAAGTTGATTATTGGGAATTAGTTACATTAGCTCCACCTGGCGGTGCtgattctattttaaatgaagATGCTAATCCAGATGTGTTATTGGACAATAGGCATATTGCCATTCGTggagaaaat ACATCCAAAATTTTGTTAATGAGATCAGTGGTTACTCAAGCATTCCGCATGCATAATTTAGATAGAGGTTGTGTTGAAGTTGTACCTCCTACATTAGTACAGACTCAAGTGGAAGGCGGGTctacattgtttaaattggaTTACTTCGG ccAAGAAGCATATTTGACTCAAAGTTCTCAGCTTTATTTAGAAACTTGTTTACCAGCACTTGGTGATGTATTTTGTATGGCACAAAGTTATCGCGCTGAACAAAGTCGTACAAGAAGACATTTATCTGA atatactCACGTAGAAGCTGAATTTGCATTTATTACCTTTGATGATTTATTAGATCGAATTGAAGATATGATTTGTGATGTGGTGAAACGTGTTTTAGAGTCACCACATGCAGATATTGTGAAACAATTAAATCCA gaATTTACTGTACCAAGTAGACCATTTAAGAGAATGGACTATAAAGAGGCTATCACATTTTTGCGAGAAAACAACATAACTAAAGaagataattcattttatgaatttggAGAG gacaTTCCGGAAATGGCCGAAAGAAAAATGACGGATTTGATTAATCAGCCAATTATGTTGTGTAGGTTTCCTGCTGaaatcaaatcattttatatgtcTCGATGTCCTGAAGATAATACTCTTACTGAAtct gtGGATGTATTATTACCTGGTGTTGGTGAAATTGTTGGTGGTTCAATGCGTATTTGGGATCAAGAAGAGTTACTGGCTGGTTATAAAAAGGTCGGAATCGATCCAAAACCGTATTATTGGTATACTGATCag aggaAATTTGGATCATGTCCTCACGGTGGATATGGTTTAGGATTGGAAAGATTCATGTGTTGGTTATTGAATAGATACCACATCCGTGAAGTTTGTCTGTATCCAAGGTTTTTAGACAGATGTACTCCATAA
- the LOC114131477 gene encoding zinc finger CCCH-type with G patch domain-containing protein translates to MSENYKVQLKQVEQAIEHTESKDQLNDLLSLRDSLVELIALTSETCEPEETAQNPLDEEYALFKSEIETINETHNTSYDEDDTSSCEILNVSENKKVNKSHSSNTIIEIDSDSDNTDSCKIIDERRETTGIENELANLQGSKCQAPFETDYDTSTYHNALIMSVKVNDSTHQQSLDDILVTVLYTNPICKQMLPCQFFLSGECKYSDDKCYFSHGTQVPLSRLTEFKEPDFKSLKIGSLVLAKSCESGLWSRAVVLDITHGTSNNDGSCIVKYETKGLGEIEVPMQNIFPLIGIENDEEFYELSSDSDEESKIKERDSAIVNKVLLSTETIQPLGSWEKHTKGIGSKLMAKMGYIMGAGLGKNGEGRINPVEATVLPKGKSLDHCMSMKNTEQIQDARKKHKQRLRLERCMKKSYEKSLEKPPDVFTFLNNKLNIKNNNQDKNVIDEKKLKSSTIHDLNVRSLKIEEDIKRQQINIQELNYSLNRSTSGSVQYNVVNQKLIEANNQLSHLRAEEKSIQKEHTNRETHKKMTVF, encoded by the exons atgtcagaaaattataaagtgcAG tTGAAGCAAGTAGAACAAGCTATCGAACACACAGAAAGTAAAGACCAATTGAATGATTTATTGTCGTTACGAGATAGTTTGGTTGAGCTTATAGCCTTGACTAGTGAAACTTGTGAACCAGAGGAAACTGCTCAAAATCCATTAGATGAAGAATATGCTTTATTTAAG tcaGAAATTGAAACCATCAATGAAACACATAATACAAGTTATGATGAAGATGATACTTCGTCctgtgaaattttaaatgtatctgaaaataaaaaa gtGAACAAAAGTCATTCAtccaatacaataattgaaattgattCAGATAGTGATAATACAGAttcttgtaaaattattgatgagCGTCGTGAAACTACTGGAAttgaa AATGAGTTGGCTAATTTGCAAGGATCTAAATGTCAAGCTCCATTTGAAACAGACTATGATACGTCAACATATCATAATGCACTCATTATGTCTGTTAAAGTTAATGATTCAACACATCAACAATCATTAGATGATATATTG gtaactgtattatacacaaatccAATATGCAAACAAATGCTACCTTGTCAATTTTTCTTAAGTGGTGAATGCAAATATTCTGatgataaatgttatttttcacACGGAACTCAAGTTCCTTTATCACGTCTCACAGAATTTAA agaaccagattttaaaagtttaaaaataggaAGTCTAGTATTAGCAAAATCATGTGAAAGTGGACTTTGGTCTAGAGCTGTTGTTTTAGATATCACCCACGGAACATCAAATAATGATGGGAGTTGTATTGTCAAATATGAAACCAAAGGACTTGGGGAAATAGAAGTTCcaatgcaaaatatttttcctttaattGGGATTGAGAAtg atgAAGAATTTTACGAGTTGTCATCCGATAGTGATGaagaaagtaaaattaaagaacGTGATTCAGCAATAGTTAATAAAGTGCTATTAAGTACAGAAACTATACAACCACTAGGAAGCTGGGAAAAACACacaaaa GGTATTGGTTCAAAATTAATGGCTAAAATGGGATATATAATGGGTGCTGGATTGGGTAAAAACGGAGAAGGCCGAATTAACCCTGTAGAAGCAACAGTTTTACCAAAAGGAAAATCATTGG acCATTGCATGTCTATGAAAAATACTGAACAAATTCAAGATGCACGTAAAAAACACAAACAACGATTAAGATTAGAAAGATGTATGAAGAAATCATATGAGAAATCATTAGAAAAACCTCCAGATGTTTTCACATTTCTCAATAATAAACTTA atatcaaaaacaataatcaagataaaaatgtaatagatgaaaagaaattaaaaagttcTACAATACATGACTTAAATGttagaagtttaaaaatagaagAAGATATAAAAcgacaacaaataaatattcaagagttaaattattcattgaaCCGAAGTACATCTGGTTCAGTGCAGTATAATGTGgtcaatcaaaaattaatcgaAGCTAATAATCAACTATCACACTTGAGAGCTGAAGAAAAGTCTATTCAAAAAGAACATACAAACAGAGAAACTCACAAAAAAATGACTGTGTTTTAA
- the LOC114131478 gene encoding TELO2-interacting protein 2-like yields MEFKSQAESGLQLLERLVARPIIKNLTPLLPDELTSETIEIIGDASTGKTLFLTECVAKCITPQNSYGLDTGVVYIDLDGQFNITKLVKIIKRLIKNADDKLENQKMALNTDLNTLDLEQIIKCIQNGCVPEVPTDENHLADREKVLLAHLEIAKSVLNKLSILLTRLLNNDVDLQIKLQDILNPCLYLCGEHCSSNFLWSDEESHSFMKLCIEKLCSLTHHVNVEELIAHLDISKIFFGLQCKLENDNWKKYPAAVECFIWILKYLKMPHLNSLLYLVMPLPLNMFDDYQDSNILTALDAFQHIIDNTPSVELTMSGYDIVLLKSFETGLRSVEYQLIPNLMKCFLLLISKMQMKHLSNKNSLEWTKFDDVLNILLPRMELERKHEPIVCYASILPLILESTGLSCIRWSERLIPLFSEYIMNSQSTFSTVKAIEVFIQQTWPRQCTHWNVLLVILIKALYSEDKDSEQPNEENILAIVECIKTLEAARPECIRNVLNKLKECKEFQSKIIFKKYLEML; encoded by the exons ATGGAATTTAAATCTCAAGCTGAATCTGGATTACAACTTTTAGAAAGGCTTGTAGCACgcccaattattaaaaatctaacacCTTTATTACCAGACGAATTGACTAGTGAGACCATAGAAATAATTGGAGATGCATCAACaggaaaaacattatttttgacagAATGTGTTGCTAAATGCATCACTCCTCAAAATTCTTATGGCTTGGATACAGGTGTTGTCTACATTGATCTAGATGGACAAttcaatattactaaattagttaaaatcatTAAGCGTTTAATTAAGAATGCTGATGATAAATTA gaaaatcaaaaaatggcATTAAACACTGATCTAAATACACTAGATCTTGAGcagattattaaatgtatacaaaatgggTGTGTACCAGAAGTACCAACTGATGAAAATCATTTGGCTGATCGTGAAAAAGTGTTATTGGCTCATTTAGAAATTGCAAaatctgttttaaataaacttagcATTTTGTTAACTAGACTCTTAAATAATGATGTAGACCTTCAAATTAAGCTTCAGGATATATTGAACCCATGCTTATATTTATGTGGCGAACATTGTAGTTCAAATTTTCTGTGGAGTGATGAAGAAAGTCATTCATTTATGAAATTgtgtattgaaaaattgtgCAGTCTCACTCATCACGTAAACGTTGAAGAATTAATTGCTCATTTAGATATTTCTAagattttttttggtttacaaTGTAAActagaaaatgataattggaaaaaatatccGGCTGCTGTTGAGTGTTTTATATGGATATTGAAATACTTAAAA atgccacatttaaattctttattatacCTGGTGATGCCATTAccattaaatatgtttgatgATTACCAAGATTCAAATATACTTACTGCTTTAGATGCTTTTCAACATATCATTGATAATACA cCATCTGTTGAATTAACAATGAGTGGCTATgacattgttttattgaagTCATTTGAAACTGGTTTGCGTTCGGTTGAATATCAactaatacctaatttaatgaAGTGCTTTTTATTGCTGATTTCAAAGATGCAAATGAAACATTTGAGTAACAAAAATTCTTTAGAA tggACAAAGTTTGATGatgttttgaacattttattgccACGAATGGAACTAGAACGTAAACATGAACCAATTGTATGTTATGCATCAATTTTACCGCTTATTTTGGAGTCTACTGGATTATCTTGCATTCGTTGGTCAGAGCGTTTGATACCATTATTTTCGGAGTATATTATGAACAGTCAATCTACTTTTTCCACAGTGaag GCAATTGAAGTGTTCATTCAACAAACGTGGCCAAGGCAATGTACACATTGGAATGTGTTACTAGTAATATTGATCAAAGCTCTATATAGTGAAGATAAAGATTCTGAGCAACCtaatgaagaaaatattttagcaataGTAGAATGTATTAAGACATTAGAAGCAGCAAGACCTGAATGTATTCGAAAcgttttgaataaattgaaaGAATGTAAAGaatttcaatcaaaaattatattcaaaaaatatttagaaatgttatag